From the Vibrio metoecus genome, one window contains:
- the rsxA gene encoding electron transport complex subunit RsxA has product MTEYILLLIGTVLVNNFVLVKFLGLCPFMGVSKKLETAIGMGLATTFVLTLASVCAYLVESYVLRPLGIEYLRTMSFILVIAVVVQFTEMVVHKTSPTLYRLLGIFLPLITTNCAVLGVALLNINENHNFIQSIIYGFGAAVGFSLVLILFASMRERIHVADVPAPFKGASIAMITAGLMSLAFMGFTGLVKL; this is encoded by the coding sequence ATGACCGAATATATTTTGTTGTTAATCGGCACGGTGCTGGTGAACAATTTTGTACTGGTGAAGTTCTTGGGCTTATGTCCTTTCATGGGCGTATCGAAAAAGCTAGAGACCGCAATTGGCATGGGGTTAGCGACAACCTTCGTCCTGACCTTGGCCTCAGTTTGCGCCTATCTGGTGGAAAGCTACGTGTTACGACCACTAGGCATTGAGTATCTGCGTACCATGAGCTTTATTTTGGTGATCGCTGTCGTGGTACAGTTCACCGAAATGGTTGTGCACAAAACCAGCCCGACACTCTATCGCCTGCTAGGGATTTTCCTGCCGCTGATCACCACCAACTGTGCGGTGTTAGGTGTTGCACTGCTCAACATCAACGAAAATCACAACTTCATTCAATCGATCATTTATGGCTTTGGCGCTGCAGTCGGCTTCTCTCTGGTGTTGATCCTGTTCGCTTCGATGCGTGAACGGATCCATGTCGCCGATGTTCCCGCGCCCTTCAAAGGAGCGTCCATTGCTATGATCACCGCAGGTTTAATGTCTTTGGCCTTTATGGGCTTTACCGGGTTGGTGAAACTGTAA
- the rsxB gene encoding electron transport complex subunit RsxB, with protein sequence MSTIVIAVLALAALAAVFGAILGFASIRFKVEADPIVDQIDSILPQTQCGQCGYPGCRPYAEAIANGDAINKCPPGGQATIEKLADLMGVEVQDSAHDLDNKVKMVAFIHEDMCIGCTKCIQACPVDAIVGGNKAVHTVIKNECTGCDLCVAPCPTDCIEMIPVQTTPESWKWQLNAIPVVNVTDSAPAAQKSVN encoded by the coding sequence ATGAGTACCATAGTCATCGCTGTTCTTGCTCTGGCGGCATTGGCCGCCGTGTTTGGAGCCATACTGGGTTTTGCTTCGATCCGCTTTAAGGTTGAGGCAGACCCCATCGTTGATCAAATTGACTCCATCTTGCCGCAAACCCAATGTGGCCAATGCGGCTACCCCGGATGTCGCCCATACGCTGAAGCCATTGCCAATGGTGATGCGATTAACAAGTGCCCTCCTGGTGGTCAAGCGACCATTGAAAAACTCGCAGACCTAATGGGCGTCGAAGTACAAGACTCCGCCCATGATCTGGACAACAAAGTCAAAATGGTCGCCTTTATCCATGAAGACATGTGTATCGGTTGTACCAAGTGTATTCAGGCTTGTCCGGTCGATGCGATTGTGGGCGGTAACAAAGCCGTACACACTGTGATCAAAAATGAGTGCACAGGCTGTGACCTGTGTGTCGCCCCCTGCCCGACCGACTGTATTGAAATGATCCCGGTACAAACCACGCCAGAGAGCTGGAAGTGGCAACTCAATGCCATCCCTGTGGTCAATGTGACCGATTCTGCGCCTGCTGCGCAGAAGAGTGTGAATTAA
- the rsxC gene encoding electron transport complex subunit RsxC, with protein sequence MLSLIEQIKSGKLWDFPGGIHPFENKHQSNRQPIINASIPNELVLPLKQHIGKAGDLLVKVGDRVLKGQPLTQYTSTFMLPIHAPTSGVISAIEPRTVAHPSGLSELCIVLAPDHQEEWFELQPQPDYQQLSPETLLELIRQAGISGMGGAGFPTAKKLQSGLSRTEILIINAAECEPYITADDVLMRQHANEIIQGIEIVEHILKPKLTIIGIEDNKPEAVAALQQAAQDKPIVIRVIPTKYPSGGEKQLIKILTNLEVPKGGIPADIGLLVQNVGSLQAIARAILHGEPLIRRVVTLTGDCFRKPRNVWALLGTPVQALLNEFGYKADKKLPRLIMGGPMMGFTLPHAQVPITKTANCILAPTRNELTSSDHEMACIRCGQCADACPVSLLPQQLQWHAKAQEFDKCEELNLKDCIECGACAYVCPSDIPLVQYYRQAKAEIRTRSLEAEAAERAKARFEEKKARMDRDKAERENRFKQAAEDRRKEMQQQGGSDAIAAAIERVKAQKAQLEPADNSVKPAIAAAIARAKAKQAEAAQSGASEPDNSEMAKLREERKRQARERKTEKGEPTEAQAPISDDANDKKSAVAAAIARAKARKAEQQNEPEQADVTQNNDDTDPKKAAVAAAIARAKARKAQQQDETEQSETQQDEVAPSYDDADPKKAAVAAAIARAKARKAQQQDETEQSETQQAEVAPSNNDSDPKKAAVAAAIARAKARKAQQQDETEQSVTQQAEVAPSNDDADPKKAAVAAAIARAKARKAQQQNETEQSVTQQAEVSPSNDDSDPKKAAVAAAIARAKARKAQQQNETEQSDAVQVEVAPSNDDADPKKAAVATAIARAKARKAAQQSSNLNAEEND encoded by the coding sequence ATGCTGTCATTAATCGAACAAATCAAATCAGGCAAGCTTTGGGACTTCCCCGGCGGCATTCATCCATTTGAAAATAAACATCAATCCAACCGTCAGCCCATTATCAATGCGAGCATTCCGAATGAGCTGGTACTGCCGCTCAAACAGCACATTGGTAAGGCAGGCGATTTACTGGTGAAAGTGGGCGACCGTGTCCTAAAAGGCCAGCCGCTGACTCAATACACCTCGACCTTCATGTTGCCGATTCATGCACCAACTTCAGGCGTCATTAGCGCTATTGAACCGCGTACGGTGGCTCACCCTTCCGGTTTGAGCGAGCTGTGTATTGTACTGGCACCAGACCACCAAGAAGAGTGGTTCGAATTGCAGCCACAGCCGGATTATCAACAGTTGTCACCCGAGACACTTTTGGAACTGATCCGTCAGGCTGGTATTTCAGGTATGGGTGGCGCAGGCTTCCCGACCGCGAAGAAACTGCAATCTGGGCTATCACGCACCGAAATCTTGATCATTAACGCTGCCGAGTGTGAGCCTTATATCACCGCAGATGATGTGTTAATGCGTCAGCATGCCAATGAAATTATTCAGGGCATCGAGATTGTTGAGCACATTTTAAAGCCCAAACTGACCATCATCGGGATTGAAGATAACAAACCGGAAGCCGTTGCAGCGCTGCAACAAGCCGCGCAAGACAAACCAATAGTGATCCGCGTTATCCCAACCAAATACCCGTCAGGCGGTGAGAAGCAACTCATCAAGATCCTGACTAACTTGGAAGTTCCGAAAGGCGGCATTCCTGCTGATATTGGTCTGTTGGTACAAAACGTCGGCTCTTTACAGGCAATTGCGCGCGCCATTTTGCATGGCGAGCCACTGATCCGCCGCGTTGTAACGCTCACCGGTGATTGTTTCCGTAAGCCGCGTAACGTTTGGGCACTGCTCGGCACTCCAGTACAAGCTCTGCTCAATGAGTTTGGCTACAAGGCTGATAAAAAGCTGCCGCGCCTAATCATGGGCGGCCCGATGATGGGTTTCACCCTGCCACACGCGCAAGTGCCGATCACTAAAACCGCCAACTGCATTCTCGCACCAACACGCAATGAGTTAACCAGCAGTGATCATGAAATGGCCTGTATTCGCTGCGGTCAGTGTGCGGATGCTTGCCCGGTTTCATTGTTACCCCAGCAGTTACAATGGCATGCCAAGGCGCAAGAGTTTGATAAGTGTGAAGAGTTAAATCTTAAAGACTGTATTGAATGCGGTGCCTGTGCCTACGTCTGCCCAAGTGACATTCCTTTGGTGCAGTATTATCGCCAAGCCAAAGCAGAAATTCGCACCCGCAGTTTAGAAGCGGAAGCCGCTGAACGCGCTAAAGCACGCTTTGAAGAGAAAAAAGCGCGCATGGATCGCGACAAAGCGGAACGCGAAAATCGCTTCAAGCAAGCGGCGGAAGATCGCCGTAAAGAGATGCAGCAGCAAGGTGGATCCGATGCCATTGCCGCTGCGATTGAACGCGTTAAAGCGCAAAAAGCTCAGCTTGAGCCAGCCGATAACAGCGTAAAACCTGCGATTGCGGCGGCGATTGCACGCGCCAAAGCCAAACAGGCAGAAGCTGCACAGAGTGGTGCAAGTGAGCCGGATAACAGTGAAATGGCTAAACTGCGTGAAGAACGTAAACGCCAAGCTCGGGAACGCAAAACGGAAAAAGGCGAACCGACAGAAGCACAAGCACCAATCAGTGATGACGCGAACGATAAGAAATCTGCCGTGGCTGCTGCGATTGCTCGTGCTAAAGCGCGTAAAGCCGAGCAGCAAAACGAGCCTGAGCAAGCAGATGTCACACAAAACAATGACGACACCGATCCGAAAAAAGCTGCGGTAGCCGCTGCGATTGCTCGCGCTAAAGCACGCAAAGCCCAGCAGCAAGACGAAACGGAGCAAAGCGAGACTCAGCAAGACGAAGTCGCACCAAGCTATGACGATGCCGATCCGAAAAAAGCTGCGGTAGCCGCTGCGATTGCTCGCGCTAAAGCACGCAAAGCCCAGCAGCAAGACGAAACAGAGCAAAGCGAGACTCAGCAAGCCGAAGTCGCACCAAGCAATAACGACTCCGATCCGAAAAAAGCTGCGGTAGCTGCTGCGATTGCTCGCGCTAAAGCACGCAAAGCCCAGCAACAAGACGAAACAGAGCAAAGCGTAACTCAGCAAGCCGAAGTCGCACCAAGCAATGACGATGCCGATCCGAAAAAAGCCGCCGTTGCCGCTGCGATTGCTCGCGCTAAAGCACGCAAAGCCCAGCAGCAAAACGAAACAGAGCAAAGCGTAACTCAGCAAGCCGAAGTCTCACCAAGCAATGACGACTCCGATCCGAAAAAAGCTGCGGTAGCCGCAGCGATTGCTCGTGCTAAAGCGCGTAAAGCCCAGCAGCAAAACGAAACGGAACAAAGCGATGCCGTACAAGTTGAAGTCGCACCAAGCAATGACGACGCCGATCCGAAAAAAGCCGCCGTTGCCACTGCTATCGCTCGCGCTAAAGCGCGCAAAGCCGCACAACAATCATCTAATTTAAACGCTGAGGAGAATGACTAG
- the rsxD gene encoding electron transport complex subunit RsxD translates to MAFFIASSPHLRSKRNTADVMRWVLACAVPGLIAQTYFFGYGTLIQLLLAISVAVALEAGIMLLRKRSPVSALRDYSAVVTALLLAVAIPPLSPWWIVVIGLIFAIVIAKHLYGGLGQNPFNPAMIAYVVLLISFPVQMTSWIAPTKLNAEPSSLVDSVSLIFGGFNIDGLSLQQIRTGIDGVTMATPLDAIKTSLKAGHTMSETLTQPQFSGFAGIGWEWVNIAYLLGGLMLLKLRIIRWHIPVAMLAGLVITSLLAQLFAPGTTASPVIHLLSGATMLGAFFIATDPVSASTTDKGRLIYGFFIGAMVFIIRSWGGYPDGVAFAVLLANMCVPLIDYYTKPRTYGH, encoded by the coding sequence GTGGCCTTCTTTATTGCTAGCTCCCCACATTTACGCAGCAAACGTAATACTGCCGATGTCATGCGCTGGGTATTGGCCTGTGCTGTGCCAGGCCTGATTGCCCAAACCTACTTTTTTGGCTACGGCACACTGATTCAATTACTGCTGGCTATCTCAGTCGCCGTGGCGCTAGAAGCGGGAATTATGCTACTGCGTAAACGCTCCCCCGTATCCGCACTACGCGACTACAGCGCAGTGGTGACGGCACTGTTATTGGCCGTAGCCATTCCGCCGCTTTCACCGTGGTGGATTGTGGTCATTGGTTTGATCTTTGCGATCGTGATAGCCAAACATCTTTACGGTGGGCTTGGGCAAAACCCATTTAACCCCGCCATGATTGCTTACGTGGTACTGCTCATCTCCTTCCCGGTACAGATGACCAGCTGGATTGCACCAACCAAGTTGAATGCCGAACCCAGTTCGCTGGTCGATTCGGTATCACTGATTTTCGGTGGCTTTAACATTGATGGGCTGTCGTTACAGCAAATCCGCACCGGTATTGATGGCGTAACCATGGCAACCCCACTGGATGCCATCAAAACCTCGCTCAAAGCGGGGCACACCATGAGTGAAACCTTAACTCAGCCTCAGTTTAGCGGTTTTGCGGGTATCGGTTGGGAATGGGTCAATATTGCCTATCTGCTCGGCGGCCTGATGCTGCTGAAGCTGCGTATCATACGTTGGCATATTCCGGTGGCAATGTTGGCAGGTTTAGTCATCACGTCGTTACTCGCTCAGCTCTTTGCTCCGGGGACAACCGCTTCACCCGTTATCCATCTTTTATCAGGCGCGACCATGCTCGGCGCATTTTTTATTGCGACCGATCCGGTCAGTGCCAGCACCACTGACAAGGGTCGTTTGATTTACGGTTTCTTTATCGGTGCTATGGTGTTTATCATTCGTAGCTGGGGTGGTTACCCTGATGGTGTTGCGTTTGCAGTGCTGCTCGCCAACATGTGCGTACCACTGATTGATTACTACACCAAACCCAGAACTTACGGACACTAA
- the rsxG gene encoding electron transport complex subunit RsxG, whose translation MLTAIRKNGLILAVFACVSTGLVALTYALTANQIKQQEQKQLLQVLNQVIPHKYHDNSLAEACTLVNDAELGTPKTMHAYLAKRGGEPSAIAIETIAPDGYNGEIKVIVGIANNGSVLGVRVLAHQETPGLGDKVDLRISNWVLGFNGQQVTADNQDDWKVRKDGGQFDQFTGATITPRAVVQAVKKAVMYVNQHKQQLHSQPNPCEGQ comes from the coding sequence ATGCTGACAGCAATTCGAAAAAATGGTCTGATTCTCGCCGTCTTTGCCTGTGTTTCTACTGGCTTGGTCGCGCTGACGTACGCTTTGACGGCCAATCAAATTAAGCAACAAGAACAGAAGCAACTGCTGCAAGTTCTGAACCAAGTGATCCCACATAAATACCACGATAACTCGCTAGCAGAAGCCTGCACCTTGGTAAACGATGCCGAACTTGGCACACCAAAAACCATGCATGCTTATCTGGCTAAACGAGGTGGTGAACCAAGCGCCATTGCGATTGAAACCATTGCACCCGATGGTTACAACGGCGAAATCAAAGTGATTGTTGGTATCGCTAATAATGGTTCAGTGCTCGGTGTGCGTGTGCTTGCTCACCAAGAAACGCCAGGATTAGGCGATAAGGTTGATTTACGGATCAGTAATTGGGTATTAGGATTTAACGGTCAACAAGTCACCGCAGATAACCAAGATGACTGGAAAGTACGTAAAGATGGCGGCCAGTTTGATCAGTTTACCGGCGCAACCATTACACCGCGTGCGGTCGTACAAGCCGTGAAAAAAGCGGTGATGTATGTGAACCAGCATAAACAACAGCTGCACAGTCAGCCTAATCCGTGCGAGGGTCAATAA
- a CDS encoding electron transport complex subunit E, which produces MSENRTLMLNGMWNNNPALVQLLGLCPLLAVSSTVTNALGLGIATLLVLVGSNVTVSLVRDYVPKEVRIPVFVMIIASLVTCVQLLMNAYAYGLYLSLGIFIPLIVTNCIIIGRAEAFASKNDVLPAALDGFWMGLGMTSVLVVLGSLREIIGNGTLFDGADLLLGEWAKVLRIEIFHFDSSFLLALLPPGAFIGVGFLIAAKSVIDKQIAARQPKQQKQAIERARVTNV; this is translated from the coding sequence ATGAGTGAAAACAGAACTCTGATGTTAAATGGCATGTGGAACAATAACCCGGCCTTAGTACAATTGCTGGGGTTGTGTCCACTGCTGGCAGTCTCTTCTACCGTCACCAATGCGCTCGGGTTAGGTATCGCAACCCTACTGGTATTGGTTGGATCCAATGTGACGGTATCTCTAGTGCGTGACTATGTGCCAAAAGAAGTGCGCATTCCCGTCTTCGTCATGATCATTGCATCGCTAGTCACTTGCGTACAACTGCTGATGAATGCGTATGCCTACGGGCTTTACCTCTCACTCGGCATTTTTATTCCGCTGATTGTGACGAACTGCATCATCATTGGTCGTGCCGAAGCTTTCGCTTCAAAAAATGATGTCTTGCCTGCCGCACTTGATGGATTTTGGATGGGACTCGGCATGACTTCCGTGCTGGTCGTACTCGGTTCACTGCGTGAAATCATCGGCAACGGCACTCTGTTTGATGGCGCCGATCTGCTTCTTGGTGAATGGGCCAAAGTGTTGCGTATCGAAATCTTCCATTTTGACAGCAGCTTTTTGCTGGCACTCTTGCCTCCCGGTGCCTTCATCGGTGTTGGCTTCTTGATTGCCGCGAAAAGTGTGATTGATAAACAGATTGCCGCTCGCCAACCAAAACAACAAAAGCAAGCCATAGAGCGCGCACGAGTGACCAATGTCTAA
- the nth gene encoding endonuclease III: MNNAKRIEILERLRANNPKPETELNWSSPFELLIAVLLSAQATDVSVNKATDKLYAVANTPQAMLDLGVDGVKEYIKTIGLFNSKAENVIKTCRILLEKHQGEVPEDREALEALPGVGRKTANVVLNTAFGWPTIAVDTHIFRVSNRTKFAVGKNVDEVEHKLLKVVPSEFKLDVHHWLILHGRYTCIARKPRCGSCIIEDLCEFKEKVYPES, encoded by the coding sequence ATGAATAACGCGAAACGGATTGAAATTTTAGAGCGCCTGCGGGCTAACAACCCAAAGCCAGAGACCGAATTAAACTGGAGTTCACCTTTTGAGTTGTTGATTGCGGTATTGCTCTCCGCACAAGCGACCGATGTTAGCGTCAACAAAGCCACCGATAAACTGTATGCGGTGGCCAACACTCCACAAGCCATGCTCGATCTGGGTGTTGATGGAGTCAAAGAGTACATTAAGACGATTGGCCTGTTTAACTCCAAAGCAGAAAACGTCATCAAAACCTGCCGTATTTTGCTTGAGAAACATCAAGGTGAAGTACCGGAAGACCGCGAAGCGTTGGAAGCTCTACCTGGTGTTGGGCGCAAAACTGCCAATGTGGTACTGAACACCGCCTTTGGCTGGCCAACCATTGCGGTGGATACCCATATCTTCCGTGTTTCCAATCGCACCAAGTTTGCGGTGGGTAAAAATGTCGATGAAGTTGAACACAAGCTACTCAAAGTGGTTCCAAGCGAGTTTAAGCTCGATGTACACCACTGGCTGATCCTGCACGGACGTTATACGTGCATTGCACGCAAACCGCGCTGTGGTAGTTGTATCATTGAAGATCTTTGTGAATTCAAAGAGAAAGTTTACCCAGAAAGCTAA
- the gloA gene encoding lactoylglutathione lyase produces MSNHRILHTMLRVGDLDKSIEFYTQVMGMTLLRKNENTEYKYTLAFLGYGDESQCAVIELTYNWGVAEYEKGNAYGHIAIGVDDIYTTCDIIKASGGIVTREPGPVKGGTTHIAFVKDPDGYMIELIQNKQATAGLEG; encoded by the coding sequence ATGTCAAACCATCGTATTTTGCACACCATGCTACGTGTCGGCGATTTGGATAAATCGATCGAGTTTTACACCCAAGTCATGGGCATGACTCTACTGCGTAAAAATGAGAATACCGAATACAAATACACCCTCGCCTTCTTAGGTTATGGTGATGAATCACAATGTGCCGTGATTGAGCTGACCTACAACTGGGGTGTTGCTGAATATGAAAAAGGCAATGCATACGGCCATATCGCGATTGGTGTTGACGATATCTATACCACTTGCGACATCATCAAAGCCTCAGGTGGCATCGTGACACGCGAGCCAGGACCGGTGAAAGGCGGTACAACGCACATCGCTTTCGTCAAAGATCCGGATGGTTACATGATTGAACTCATCCAAAACAAGCAAGCAACAGCAGGTCTAGAAGGTTAA
- the motY gene encoding flagellar protein MotY, which translates to MNKWVITSLFALSTLSAPVALALEVRYVATPQQSTWQMQTNTPLECRLVHPIPNYGDAEFSSRAGKKINLDFELKMRRPMGDTRNVSLVSMPPIWRPGEAADRITNLQFFKQFDGYIGGQTAWSLLSELEKGRYPTFSYQDWQSRDQRVEVALSAVLFQQPYNEFSDCISKLLPYSFEDISFTILHYDQGDSVELNKASQKRLAQIAEYVRYNSDIDLVLVSTYTDSTDTNNNSQNLSEKRAEVLREYFKSIGLPEDRIQVQGYGKRRPIADNASPIGKDKNRRVVISLGRTQV; encoded by the coding sequence ATGAATAAATGGGTTATCACAAGTTTGTTTGCCTTGAGCACATTATCAGCGCCAGTTGCTTTGGCGTTGGAGGTGCGTTATGTGGCAACACCACAGCAGTCTACGTGGCAAATGCAAACCAACACGCCGTTGGAATGCCGCCTTGTGCACCCGATCCCGAACTATGGGGATGCCGAGTTTTCTTCTCGTGCTGGCAAAAAAATCAACCTCGATTTCGAACTGAAAATGCGCCGCCCGATGGGCGATACTCGTAACGTTAGCCTTGTGTCTATGCCGCCGATTTGGCGACCGGGTGAGGCGGCAGATCGCATTACCAATCTACAATTCTTCAAACAATTTGATGGTTATATTGGCGGGCAAACGGCTTGGTCACTGTTGAGTGAGCTTGAAAAAGGGCGTTACCCAACCTTTAGCTACCAAGATTGGCAAAGCCGCGATCAACGCGTTGAAGTGGCGCTTTCTGCGGTGCTCTTCCAGCAACCTTACAACGAATTTAGCGACTGCATTTCCAAGTTACTGCCTTACAGTTTCGAGGACATTTCGTTCACGATTTTGCATTACGACCAAGGCGATAGCGTTGAGCTGAACAAAGCTTCGCAAAAGCGCTTAGCTCAAATTGCCGAATATGTACGCTATAACTCCGATATTGATTTAGTGCTGGTATCGACCTACACCGATTCAACCGACACTAACAACAACAGTCAAAATCTCTCTGAAAAGCGTGCTGAAGTGCTGAGGGAGTATTTTAAATCCATCGGTTTGCCGGAAGATCGAATTCAGGTGCAAGGTTATGGCAAGCGTCGGCCGATTGCTGATAACGCTTCACCGATTGGCAAAGACAAAAACCGCCGCGTGGTGATTTCTCTAGGTCGTACTCAGGTGTGA
- the rnt gene encoding ribonuclease T has protein sequence MTDKNDAQTLRKRFRGYFPVVIDVETAGFNAQTDALLEICAVTLSMDENGDLHPASTIHFHVEPFEGANLEKAALEFTGIYDPFSPLRGAVTEDHALKEIYKLVRKEQKAADCSRAIIVAHNAHFDHSFVMAASERCKLKRVPFHPFATFDTAALSGLAFGQTVLAKACKTAGMEFDNREAHSALYDTQKTAELFCTIVNRWKALGGWPLVNDNEDNNNDADLD, from the coding sequence ATGACTGATAAAAATGACGCGCAGACCCTGAGAAAACGCTTTCGCGGTTATTTTCCTGTGGTTATCGATGTAGAAACCGCAGGATTCAATGCTCAGACGGATGCCCTTCTTGAAATTTGTGCCGTTACTTTGAGTATGGATGAAAATGGGGATTTGCACCCAGCAAGCACGATTCATTTTCATGTCGAGCCTTTTGAAGGCGCTAACCTTGAAAAAGCCGCATTGGAATTTACTGGGATTTATGACCCATTCAGCCCACTGCGTGGCGCCGTCACTGAAGATCATGCTTTAAAAGAAATTTACAAACTGGTTCGCAAAGAACAAAAAGCCGCAGACTGCAGCCGCGCCATCATTGTGGCGCATAACGCGCATTTTGATCATAGTTTTGTGATGGCGGCGAGCGAACGTTGTAAATTAAAACGTGTTCCATTCCATCCTTTTGCCACGTTTGATACTGCGGCTCTGAGCGGTCTTGCTTTCGGGCAGACCGTGCTTGCCAAAGCGTGTAAAACCGCAGGGATGGAATTTGACAATCGCGAGGCACATTCTGCCTTGTACGATACCCAAAAAACTGCAGAGCTGTTCTGCACCATTGTCAACCGATGGAAGGCTTTAGGTGGCTGGCCATTGGTCAATGATAATGAGGACAATAACAATGATGCCGACTTAGATTGA
- a CDS encoding Na+/H+ antiporter family protein, producing the protein MNPVVISVCVMLLLALMRVNVVVALTFSAIVGGSVAGMSLNDTVAAFESGLGGGATIALSYAMLGTFAVAISRSGITDLLAQSVIRRIHGQENHVASTGLKYVVLISLLLMAMASQNVIPVHIAFIPILIPPLLSVFAKLKLDRRLVACVLTFGLITPYMVLPVGFGGIFLNNILLKNLHDNGLEAITASQVPTAMILPAIGMIFGLLLAVFFSYRKPREYQETELTVVQQDSFAINSKHIAIAGLGIAAALAVQLFTGSMIIGALAGFMVFTFGGVIAWKETHDVFTKGVHMMAMIGFIMISAAGFAAVMKATGGVETLVASLSTSIGDNKALAALLMLVVGLLVTMGIGSSFSTIPIIATIYVPLCLSFGFSPMATVALVGTAAALGDAGSPASDSTLGPTSGLNADGQHEHIWETVVPTFIHYNLPLIVFGWIAAMVL; encoded by the coding sequence ATGAATCCAGTAGTCATTTCCGTTTGTGTCATGCTGCTACTAGCCCTGATGCGGGTGAACGTCGTGGTTGCTTTGACGTTCAGTGCCATCGTTGGTGGTTCAGTCGCAGGTATGAGTTTAAATGATACCGTTGCCGCTTTTGAAAGCGGTTTGGGTGGCGGAGCCACTATCGCCTTAAGTTACGCTATGCTCGGCACCTTTGCCGTCGCGATTTCTAGATCGGGCATAACCGACTTACTCGCGCAAAGTGTGATTCGTCGCATTCATGGTCAAGAAAACCATGTGGCTTCTACGGGCCTGAAATACGTTGTGCTGATTTCATTGCTGCTCATGGCAATGGCATCACAAAACGTTATTCCCGTGCACATCGCGTTCATCCCGATTTTGATCCCACCACTGCTGAGCGTATTCGCCAAGCTCAAGCTCGATCGCCGCTTAGTCGCGTGCGTACTGACTTTTGGTTTGATCACCCCTTACATGGTACTTCCAGTCGGTTTTGGAGGCATTTTCCTCAACAACATTCTGCTGAAAAACCTGCATGATAATGGATTGGAAGCCATCACGGCCAGCCAAGTGCCTACGGCAATGATTCTGCCTGCGATTGGTATGATCTTTGGTCTATTGCTAGCGGTCTTTTTCAGCTACCGTAAACCTCGTGAATATCAAGAAACTGAGTTGACGGTGGTTCAGCAAGACAGTTTTGCAATCAATAGCAAACACATCGCCATCGCAGGATTGGGGATTGCTGCTGCGTTGGCCGTACAGTTGTTTACGGGATCAATGATTATTGGCGCACTGGCTGGCTTCATGGTGTTCACTTTTGGTGGTGTGATTGCGTGGAAAGAAACGCACGACGTGTTCACCAAAGGCGTACACATGATGGCGATGATTGGTTTTATCATGATTTCTGCGGCCGGTTTTGCGGCGGTAATGAAAGCCACAGGAGGCGTTGAAACGTTAGTCGCCTCACTCTCCACTAGCATTGGAGACAACAAAGCCTTGGCTGCCCTACTGATGTTAGTGGTGGGTCTGTTAGTGACCATGGGTATCGGTTCTTCTTTCTCAACCATTCCAATTATTGCCACCATTTATGTACCACTCTGCCTCTCGTTTGGTTTTTCACCGATGGCGACGGTTGCTCTCGTGGGTACCGCTGCTGCATTAGGTGATGCTGGCTCCCCAGCTTCCGATTCAACGTTAGGCCCAACCTCTGGCCTCAATGCCGATGGTCAACATGAGCATATTTGGGAAACCGTAGTACCAACTTTTATCCATTACAACCTACCGCTCATTGTCTTCGGCTGGATTGCCGCTATGGTGCTGTAA